The genomic window CAAGAAATTCATTTACTTGCTTGATCATCGTGCACGCAATTTTACTGTAAGAAGCATTTTTACatcaaacattaaaataaaaattaataaaaaatcatttaataataattcaaaataggaataacgtaattttttaatcatttaataataatttaacttttatctttcCTACGTTATATTAATTccatttaattctattttagttcATTCtactgatattattttatcaatgtgatatatacaagaaatacttAATCATTTTAATACTTCACTCACTAGAATTTCACGCCAGCAATCTTGTATCCGTCACTTATGTTGCCAGCGATGGATTTAACAAACAACCACTCGTCCATAATCAGATTTTTGTGGAAACTATCGTGCTGTACCATGTCTACCCACTGTTGAATATAATCCAGATATAGCTCAAACACAGCTCTTAGACTCTCATCAAAGTACTTGACGTCCTGTTCGAACAGACTCTCACAGCCGACTTTGTCGCTGGCGACGGCAGCACGAGAGTGCGCGGCGAATCGGTCGCGATGGATGCAAGCAATCCTAAGACCCTCGCGAAGCTCTCGCATGAGCTGTCGGACCGACAACGGACTCGGCTGCTCCGGCTTTTGTTCCAATCTCATCCTTAAAAATTCATGGACCACATCCAAAGGCACGCGAGAAAGAAACACAAAAGCTGCcctgaaaaaagaaatatcatgCAAACCGTTTATTTTAACGAATATCATAACAGCTTAACATTCTCCAcactaattttgaattttattcgaacaaagaaaattgtttatactgTCTCaaacaatacttaaaaatttcttaaaaacagcAGAAAGCACATCACTTAACaattttctatacatttttttctttgagtgTATCTTACAAAAGATATAAacctttatatttcttttttacttaataagttatttaattcatctagtagttatttaatttatttagtaagcgtacaaatataatataatcaaattcgagccaaattagaattttaagacAAACTTATTTCTCAATATCTgaactaaaaatattacaaatcaagaaatctttttataattaaaaattacgaacCTATATGATGGTAGATTTAACCCCTTTGCTTCAGAGCTCCAAAAACCGTATCGTCGTAATTCTTTGTCGCCTTCGTATTCTTCAGTCGCACTACTATCGCTTCCGTCACAATCATTTGTCTCCAAAGTTAATCTTGCTTTTCTCAATATAGATGTATGTAATCGGTCCAAGAAATTTAAACTCTTCCTGAGACCTCTCGTTTTCAATTCACCCTCAATGTACTTTCTAAGcgttcaaacaaaaattttcgttATATAATTCACAAGTATCTTTATAACCttataactaaatttaaaattttattcaattgcttgaaaattttataataaattttataatataaatacatattaaactattaaaaataatttaacaaaacattttaatttaatgcaaattaatacattaaatatacatttataaaaacttacCTGTACGTGTGTCGATCAAATTCCACCAAGTAAAAATCGAGTCGGTCAACTCTTTCGTCCTCAAAACATGAAAACGAAGTTTCCGGAGTAGGTGGCAGTGATTGCGATATAAATGATAAACCGCCGATCGAAGAATTGTTACTATTATTGCTATCGGAGGGGCTGGAAATTTCGTCTTGTTGAGGTAGTTCAAATCGCACCATAGATTGTCGCTCCCCAGAATCGACGGTATCTGAAGATCGCGAACTAAGAATAGAAACAGTCGATTACGTAACTCTGAAGCTTCTGTACACatacattaaaagaaattttaaaagtatccTCTTTTTCAAACATTGCGAATGGAACAAAATAcgaatataaatatgataattccAATACAATTCTAAAATATTGCCAGAATAATGTAGTTTCAAAATCAAGGTACCTAATACCAGAGTCGGTAAAGTCATCCTGTTTCTTTTTGCTATGCAACATCATGAGCAATCTGCCCAGTATCTGCAATTTGAATCGATGATGTTTCGTCATGTTGTACCAGAGACACATAGCTTTCACTCTGTCCGTAAACTCCGGGCTCTTGTACAACGGATAACTGGCGCCAAACGCATGGGAGGATGGATAGAGAGACTCCGCGACTTCCAAGCGAGCCAGCAGACTTTCCACTTGTTGCAACGCTTCCCCCTGTGCACGGGCGCACGCACGGCAGTACATGGAGAGACAACCTGGGCATACACCCAGTTCGATATTTGGGCTTAAACCGGAATTTGTGGATCGATCGCTTGCAATGTCACCGGGGCTGATGCAACTTGAGCCTCCCTCTTGCACGTCCGCAATGGGATCGTATCTAATGCAACAGTTGCGTTTACTTAGCGTTATCAATGTATAACTGTCCTTATTCCTTTctttatacttaaaattattgcaaattgatttttcttaagtatgctttctctttctctctctttctctgctcTCACCTGTATTCCATTATTTCTGAAAGTAAACCATCCACCGCTTCTCGTTGACGACATAGATATTCATCTTGCGCCTCTAGACTACGGTCCGCATGATGCGCCTGCAATTCCAGCCATATTAAATCCTTTAATTCGTTTTGATATCTAGTTTCTTCATGGCTTATCTGGCGACGACAATTTCGTTCTGTACTTCCCTGagcaacaaaaaaaagaattatttaattaatgataaaaaatttaaaaaaagtattttacagACAGTaaagtacatttatttattaagagaGAGATTAGAGTTTGCAATAAGACATTTaccaatttaattaagaaagagAATGTATCGTGAAAAACTTCTCTCTCCCTCAAAGTCTGAGTTCTCGGCGATTGCGAGCATAGATTTTCCTCATTTATTATAACGCCACGCTCGTTCATTTCGGGCTCCGCCTTCTTCTCCTCCACGTCAACGGGTTTGGATCGCAGGCAACGGAATCTATTTCTAGTCTCGACCTGCGGAAAAGAGTATTGTGCTTATTTTGGCACACATGTCAAATACATTCGCTTAAAGATGAGAATGGCTGTGTTTGATAAACATAACATTcgacagataaaaaaaaagtgtctgATCGATTCAGAAACATACGTTAATCACAAACACAACAATACCGTCAAGTTTTCCAAACATGGCCACTCAAAATTATGTCTCTGCTCTCTCGAACCTTGATTTGATTCGGCGTTGACACTGCCATTTCGCCGGCGTATCTTTCGGCATAGTTGTGGGCAGCCTCCACGTCGAGCTTCAGGTCCCTCTCGTTGCCACGCAATAGTTTCAAACTTCTCTTACTCTTTCTGCCTTCCTTCACGTCCTCCTTCGCCTCATCCTCGTAATCCTTGTCCGCTTTATCGCACATCTCGTTGAAGATGATGGTATCCAGGGTGTTGCGCCGGTGGATACTTGTCCTTGGCCTACCTTCTTTCTCTACTGACTTAAGATCGCTAGAAATGACAGAAGACTAAGGATAGTTCGCACACTTTGTAGTCACAACAGTGACAATTGAATTAGCGAGTTGATTCATATCGCGAAAACTGTCTTCCGCGAAGCATAAAAGCGATTTCTGCACATTGAAAAGGTTTCTTATGTAATTTCCAATTTCCGAAATTGCTCTACATTTTCTATCTTATCTAAAtcacaaaatatgtaattaccGTTCTAAAATACTTGCCCACTTCAATTTTTGTACGTATTTCTCTTAAAAGTACGCTTAAAATTCGTCCTAACTCTGCTATATTCTCTTTATGTGCGTAGAATCCAAAATCTTAAAtcataaagattattattaaaccTAAAACATCTAAATTAGAAAGAAAGTTTGAACATTCACTCTTCTTCAAAATtctcattattaaattaagaaagataaaatgGACAAATATATTTGAACGATAGTGTACAAAGAACTTTGTGTTTTCCAATTATTTGTTAAACTCATTTACGTTTAATCTCGAAATAGGGGAGTGTATTGCCAAAATGTTGTGCCAAATGAAATCCGTACGTAATAATTACGTATTCCTGGCGCAATTCTTTGCGCGGATTTATTTGCAACTTTGCTACACGCACCTGCCTGACAAGAGCTTCTGCTTCATGTGCCTCTTCTTACGACTGAGACGAGTCCTGGGCGGCGTTTGTCCGTAAATATCCGACATCGCATGCAGTGACTCTTCAAACTCGTTTGGCGGACTGATTGAATCGTCCTTACTGCAAATAAGATATTTAATCGAATGTACCCTTCAGCCAGGTTTATCGACAATTATCATCAGGGAAATTTACAGGGATGGGATGTTACTTCAGAAATAAAGTGTTATCCTGAAAGTTGCATATATTCTTAGATTGCATTTAGAtctatttgcattattttgggaaaaatgttataatataatataaaattaacataacaattaaataaaatgaacaaTCAAAGTATTTAACTCATCAACTAGTTTGCTTACAGTAAATTCAAATAGTTTGCCTATAGTAAATTCTAGCAAAATATTGCAGAGGATGACATAAGCTATCATTCTTTGCCAATTATCATTGGAAAAATTTGTGGAGATGAGATATTTTcttagaaataaagatttattgcaTACATTCTTAGATTGCATCTAGACCTATTCGCATTATTTTgaggaaaatattataatataataaaaaattaacatagcaattaaataaaataaacaattaaagtatTCAACTCATCAAGCAGTTTTCCTATAGTAAATCCTAGCAGAATATTGCAGCAAATTAACATAAACTACATTCTTGTCAATTATCAATGGGGAAATTTGTGATGGCAgaatattatttccaaaaataaagcaTTATCATGAAAGTTGTGTACATTCTTATACATTAAGGCCATATTATGATCACACTCCACCAACAGAGACTGTCGATATAATTGATAACAGCTTACCAGGGGAAAACCCAAGCAGAATTACCATTTCCTAatcatttaaacaaaattatcattaaaatgatTACTAATTAGCGAATGCTGTTCTCTGTAATCAATCTGTTCTATTAATAGATTTCGTTACATTTCTCTGAACTCTGCCAAGAGAATTTATAGCAGACACTTTGCAGAACTTGTTCCTGACACATCTATCTATTTAGCTGGCCAAGCACCTATCTCACTAATATGTTGCAAAATGTTAGCAGTACACTAGCAGTTTGTCAGCAAATTCGAACAGGATATTATGTCAGATTGACATAAACTATGCAAAACTTGAATTCCATCAACAAAGTCTGCtgaatgtaatttacaaatttccAGCAAAAATCAAGCAGAATCGGTTATttcgtgaaataaatttaataagagaTGGATAATTTAAAGtggaattaatttaaatagaaagcATTATTCAAATGATTACAAAGTGGCAAATTCTGCTTGGATTCCGCAGTAAATCTGCCATCGAATTTTGTTAGTAGATATTGTTACATTCTGTTGACAGAATTTATAACAAACTCTTTGCTGAATTCATTTCCGACAAATTACAGAAGCTACggaaaataatagtaaattacTAATACCAGAAGTTAAAAGTGAAAAGCAAAGTAATTACATAAGCATGCTCCGACCAAGAGTAAACAATTATTGCAACATATTCAATATctgaaaaaatgattaaaatttgtctacagtatgaaaaattttgcataaaacaaTTGCCTGATGCGAATAATTAATGTCCCTTTTGGTGCGAGCATTATTGCTATAGAcaaataagcaaaaataagctttcctaatttacaatttttgcgCGAAGTTCTCTTCACAAAAATCAAACGGCGACAAGCAATTGCGCACCGACGGGCGAGAGAGAAGCGACGATAAATGTCTTGCGCGAATCGCTTGGAATTCACAATTAAGAATCTTCGTCGGCGCTTCGGAGACGAGGGGATCCATCACGATTAACGTCGCAGGGTCGACGACAACGCGACGGTCGCAAGGATCGCGAGCAACGGTGAATTGCTCTGTCACATGCCCTGGTCGAGTCGCCGGAATCTAATCCGGTGGTCGACCGCAGTACGATATGTAAACAAAGGGCATATCGCCGATAGCAGCGCGGATCCTCCGTGACACCGGTCATTCCTCGTCGACCCGGAGCCCACCGGCGAATCGCATAGGGCCACGTTGTCCGCCGGCCGGACACCCACCTGGCGTGATCGACGTCCTCGTCGTCGGTGGACTCGCGACCAGGAATTTTTGACGCACGAGTCGTTCTGGGGCGGCGCAGCATTGTCACTGTCTCACTGCGTGAAGCGCGCacaacgtcgtcgtcgccgccactCAAGTTAACAGAGTGCAACGGAGTGTCATCATTCGCTCCAGTCCGTACTCTGTTCTGCAGCTCCGTAAAATCGCGTAAAGCGCATGCGCAACGCCGCCGGCGAGTATCGATATATCGATAATCAGTATATCGATAGCCGTAGAGGCGGCAATTTTCAAACGGTACGTTAATTCGGAAGACACTTTTTTTAACCCTTTCGCACCTGACGTTAACCTCTAAAGCAAAACAATCTTCAGCTCTATCCAGATATCAACTAATCATCATTTAAACAATACAACGATCACATTTTGATGTCCAAAATCGTAAAGTAGGAAAAAAATCAGGTACGATCTCTATACTATTAggaacaattttatttcgaataaaattaattcggGATTGAAAGGATTAAGCATGTTTTGGGGCACTACGAGTGCggttaatttgatattacaaatGCTTCAAAACTCGACTTCATAAATGATTTTGAACagttagtattattaaatgatcGCTGTTTTCATGCGATTTACGTTGTACGAGTCACGCTGTGACTCATCATATGACATAAATCACACCAATCACGTACAGTGTTCATGAACAATTATTCGTACGTGCTCAAGATAACAGCCTCAGGTgcaaacattgaaatatttttcgccaattctataattttataagaggTCATATATATTAgcactaataatattaaattatcaatttaaaatatgcattatatttCCGACTTTGACAAAAACTCGCAATTGAACAGAGCGCGTGTTAACGAAAAAACAATAAAAGgcgaaatgtataaaatttataataaaaattattataaacgtgaGATACCCGCTTGACGACCGAAAATGTCAAGAAGGAAAGCGTTGAATCGTAGAAGACATTAAAACTTTATAGAACGTCTgatcaaaaagaaataattgttacacattaataaaataaaattgttgactgAATAACTAGTTTCCTTTTCGGCATCTCGTTCCGGAATTTTTGCCATTGAAACTTAAAGACATAAATATTTTGGTTAAATTGTCGTTCGCATTTTAATTCATTACGAGATACGAAAATATCGATAAACTACTTAACGGATTGACAGGATCGGCAGCTCTCTTGGCTGgggttttttttatatgaattttttttatttaaacaatctCTAGCTTCCTCTGGAAAGTACAAGTAATTTTCGTTATATCCTCGCACCAACAAATAATATTGTTCTTGTTAAAATACAATGTCTACGCGTCCCCACATCGTGTATGTATCTCGTGTCTTCGCCGGTTTATATTCAACAGCTCGACAGTATTGCTACGAGGATCCTCTCACGGGTGCAGAAACGGGAAAAGGACGCGCATTTGAATTCTATTGTTACAACGCCGCCGAGCTTTGCGTCTCAGCTTGGAAAGGAGGAAGACAAAAAAAAGGAACGAAACGCATGCTCAATGCCAAATACACATTTCGATATGTTTCAATAAGGAAAATATGCTATAGCACCatgcgtatacatatatgtgtggtATCTTCATGAGAGATATACAGTACATGTTTCGCTATTTTAAGATCTGATTTCGTGTCTGCAGCGAAGTGCGAAGAATTGAATAACGCTATTTAATTCTAGGATGCGCTTCGAAGATCCttcggaaaaaaaaagattactttCAACGCAACATTCTCCGTCGAAATTTTCCAAGAATCGGATTACCGGGATCTTAAATCTTTCTATCCTTTTTAAGatcttttgatttaaaaatattactgcaCATTGATCAGGCAAATGCAGTTTTAGCCGTACACATTAGGTATAAATTTCAAAGACAGTGGAAGTATGACAAACAAACTTGTTTCTACCTTGAATTTACATTATGTAAATGAAGTAGAAATCGAAACGTATCCCAAAGTTAAGCTTATAAGAGAAAATGTTATGAAATTTGATGAAGAGAGGAAGAAGGTCAATGCGCGATCTCCAAATCGATAGTTCGAATCGAATATCTTATTAGTTGAAGAAATCCAAAGTAAATCAGGCAGAAAAAGTACTTTACAGGGAATTCTTCTGGAATGTCTCAATAAAAATTCATCAGTTTCGCCAAAGCGGTTTAATCGCCAAAAAGTATCGAGACGAACTTTCAAGTTTGTTCTCGCCCATCTCATCAATTATCAGAATGTTATCGTGCGATCTctttaattagtaataatttttttttcacacgtATATCTGGTCGCAAGTCTGTACATTCTCAAAGataaaaagaagtttaaaaaagaTTGGAAATAAACGCTTGTCAAATCACAATACTCAAATACAACTACATTCGCGTACAGAAAAATTCCGCTGTAAACTGCAggtagaattttcaaaaaaagcaataaagaataatttgaataaaaagaatttttcaaatatcctCTTTTTCATAATAAACTACGACCAAATCTAAGTGCTAGATTATTCTTAAGAGTATAAATTGACGACTATAAAATGCTTTCCTTTAGTTTCTCATTCAATATTAtctgcataataataataataacgctactaaattgtaaacattaatattaataatataacactactaatttgtaaatttgtataatattaaatataatcaaaaaatatCTATCGCGTTATTACTCCTGTACTTTTTTCCTCCTTTCTGCTTCGCATATCATTGTTACGCGCGGCTGATGATAATGTAGCAAAGTACAAACTTCCGTGATACGGCGTGATCGTTTACACATTACTTCGCGATTTTTCCTCCTACATAAAACTCACACACGCGTATCTCGTCCGTAGCAGACTGCTATTGCTCTTCGGTTTGCATTCCATCGTATGAAAAATTGGCAGCGTCTCGAGGTTCGTTAGTTTTATAATCCCATTGCGTACGGAACGTTCTCTTAAGAGggcgaaaaatttttaaaaattacaatggcATATGACTGCCATAAATGTGTTTTCTTTATCACTCggcctctctctcttctctttcacacacacaaacatacacGCATATACACGCGGTTAATTATCTCCTTTTATCacactctctccctctctcacaTTCGTTTCTCTCATTCTTTCGGAATCTTGGTAGCTAAAGCCATTCGGCGAGTACCGCGCGATTCGACCTTGTATTGAAGGCATGCAAGACAAATTCTCTATGGCGCGATATCCTTACACAACATCTCTATCTCTCGGCTAGTCATTATATTAGTACTATCTATAGtactttgaaatatatatatatatatttatatatttatatgtatatcaagtaAAGGCCACGAGtgtattcaatataaaatcGCTAACGTGTTATCGAAACTCGCTCATACGAAAATAGTTCGGTACGgttttatcggtagtaaatagGCCATGCTATCGTTGAATCGCTTACACTTATTATTCCGGAGTGACGGATTGCGCCGCAATAGTGATTCGTGTGTGATGTATAAGGAGACAACCCCGCGACATTGCGACTTATAAACGCGACAAATaagacgtttattaaaaaaaaaaattaaaattttggaaaacgCAATAAACTGAAGATTTGCATGTAATCACCAAGATGTTTTCTAAGCATGCATGCATACATATACACGAGATAACTACTTATTCGACAAGTAATATTAGTCAAGACTTGAGATTAATCTGAAAAACGATATAGAATCAGATGTCGTGAAATGTCCCCTTGATCGAAACGGTCGCTGCCCAATACGAACTTCAAGATGGATTACGCCTAATTTCTATCTAATTCGCTACAATATAAGCCACGTGTCCTATTATTTCTCTACAGTCGATGTAGTGATAAATCGCTGATCAACTAGTGAGCGCTTCCTCGATATCCTCCTGTCTATAAATATGGCTCGCATTAAGTGTACAAATagaagaaaattgtaaattcgATTGGGTAACGACCGCGATCGCCGTCGCGACGCATCGACCGAGGTGCAAATGGTGGTAGTAGACATTAATGGCTTCTCAAAAACGAATCCTTATCATCAAGGACGGACGACACGCGACGGCGCGATAAGAATCGCGAGCAGGACACTGATAGATAATCAGCGGTTAAGGGTCGGCATCTCGCGCGACGCGAATAAATGACCGGCAGTAATACTTAGTGAGGCGAGACAATACTATCACTTCGGTGATCAAGATGTTGGATCCGTCGATACGCAGAGAAAGGTTTAAGTAACGGTTTAAGTAACAGACTGTAATTTAATGCCGAAATTTTCTTGGTACTTGGGCGCAAAGTGTCTTTAGCCTACTAAAACAAGAGTAATAATATCGTTATAGAGTAATAATTTAGCGTAATAATCAcgctaaattattaataatgtttaaaactGTTTTGCTAATAAGAAACAGTTAAGATAAGAACTATTAGTTTCATAAGCAAGACACTTTTGCGCGAAGTagcaagaaaatttattagtgCTCCTAATTCCGCGATAAAGCCAATGACGATTCTACGATAGTGAATCGTGTAGCGTTAATTAATGTGGAAGTATGTGGAAGACGGCGCAAATCGCTCGCTCTCGTCGCGTTTCTCACCAAAACGGTGAAAGCTTTGATTATCAGTTTCCAGGTATAGAATCATCATCGATCATGGACACAAATATTGCTCATAATTCTCAATATACGATAGTCATGGTTGACATTCGCGTAAATTTTTAGAAAGGTTTGAAGTTTAATAAATCGAAAATATATATGTCTGTTATTCAAGTTATACTATTTATACATCGAATGTAAAATCTATACCTCTCTCTATATTTCTCTCCCTATCT from Solenopsis invicta isolate M01_SB chromosome 2, UNIL_Sinv_3.0, whole genome shotgun sequence includes these protein-coding regions:
- the LOC105197492 gene encoding mitogen-activated protein kinase kinase kinase 4, giving the protein MLRRPRTTRASKIPGRESTDDEDVDHASKDDSISPPNEFEESLHAMSDIYGQTPPRTRLSRKKRHMKQKLLSGSDLKSVEKEGRPRTSIHRRNTLDTIIFNEMCDKADKDYEDEAKEDVKEGRKSKRSLKLLRGNERDLKLDVEAAHNYAERYAGEMAVSTPNQIKVETRNRFRCLRSKPVDVEEKKAEPEMNERGVIINEENLCSQSPRTQTLREREVFHDTFSFLIKLGSTERNCRRQISHEETRYQNELKDLIWLELQAHHADRSLEAQDEYLCRQREAVDGLLSEIMEYRYDPIADVQEGGSSCISPGDIASDRSTNSGLSPNIELGVCPGCLSMYCRACARAQGEALQQVESLLARLEVAESLYPSSHAFGASYPLYKSPEFTDRVKAMCLWYNMTKHHRFKLQILGRLLMMLHSKKKQDDFTDSGISSRSSDTVDSGERQSMVRFELPQQDEISSPSDSNNSNNSSIGGLSFISQSLPPTPETSFSCFEDERVDRLDFYLVEFDRHTYRKYIEGELKTRGLRKSLNFLDRLHTSILRKARLTLETNDCDGSDSSATEEYEGDKELRRYGFWSSEAKGLNLPSYRAAFVFLSRVPLDVVHEFLRMRLEQKPEQPSPLSVRQLMRELREGLRIACIHRDRFAAHSRAAVASDKVGCESLFEQDVKYFDESLRAVFELYLDYIQQWVDMVQHDSFHKNLIMDEWLFVKSIAGNISDGYKIAGVKFYKIACTMIKQVNEFLVERSREIRENAYSMEEKEDDELANKLHMMFVGREWQGMFVETREKIVKSINLGKCLKRDIEKWPVSDQELEESLKLLKDIILDLRHRITMVIEHFQNEAIEVEQFYTETDQVPLRSRIREILHQAYKMGFDFHKEMCKLFSLEEKAILARGLVSFALLWMEFVRTRCERGRGLRPRWANQGLEFLITVCEPQNTKHLTDQEFEELKMCMDRCISHVVGSVSVTGLTETENIRRQSRSRASSPSHVGRTRTTSISISQKPRKSSENQDTLKSPELSVNARKNYSPTVVDGNLAVIINTPERGTQRHERVIRAVRKVENEIDERLRSRELIGQIVDRKTVDRVHIKAKRVTFTWQRGIKIGQGRFGKVYTVVNNQTGELLAMKEVQIQPGDHRAIRRVAEELQIFEGTKHRHLVRYHGLEIHREEMLIFMEFCAEGTLESLVAGNCNGLPEPLVRKYTHQLLSAVVALHSHGIVHRDIKTANIFLTDEGNCLKLGDFGSAVQIKAHTTMPGELQGFVGTQAYMAPEVFMKSESGGHGRAADIWSVGCCIIEMASGRRPWSDYDSNYQIMFKVGMGEAPALPKNLSVEGIDLVKKCLQHDPRKRATANNLFTHSFAHGEFEDINADLTMPRD